atgcacacatgaatgCCTAAATACcatgtgcatacatgtgtaAAAGTATGTATGCATGGACTCCTTACACTGTTGCTTATCTCAAGTTCACTCAGTACTGATTCATCTGTCAGAGGTTCATGTATGACATAACTGGAGGGAGAGATGATCTTGGTTTGGTAGACATTTCATGGCTTTATCTATTCTTTTTTCACAATACATGTGCTCCAGTGTGAACAGAAAACTATAACCGATCACCTACCAGTTGGAACTCTTTAGTGTTGAATGCGCACCTCTTTATTTGTTACCCCTAAATGATTACTtctttactactactactgctacgTATAGATTTGAATGGGGGCTgttacaggtagccagtggagctcatTGAGCAGCGAGGTAACAAACACCTTTTTTGGTTAACTGAAGACCAGGTCAGGTATGCCACCACATTCTGTTGCTACTGTCTAGCACAATCACTGAGCGGATGCTTTCAACTTGGCACAGAGGATTCTGTTCCAAAGCAAATATTGTACCAGACATTATTCATGGTGACCTGTGTATGAGTGTACATCACTAGAACAGTCTTGCTAAGATATGAATGAAATCTTTGCGCCACTAAAGTGGGACAGTCTTCATTCAGTGTCATCTTGCCTGGTCCTGCTGACCCTAAAGACGAATCTTTCCGTCCGTGCTGACAGGTCGCCTGGCTTGTGTTTGTATTATAAACAAGGCGGAGACCTGGCTTGTTTTGGGGACATTTTCTACTTGTTTTGGggacattttgtaataacgtGGCGCTTGGAGTGCTTTCTAATTAAGGGAGCACTTAATTAAGAAAAATgccaaatcaaatttaaatatgttaaacacagaataaaaatgagAATATGACTTTACTTTACTATACAAAAGCCTTAAAAGTGTGGATTAGTATTAGCCGGCACTGTCTAGAATAATGACAGTGGGGTAAAACTAGATtatcacaaacaaaataattttttttttaaattgacagACTGAGAAATTGCTTTTGGCCAGGATATCCTCTTCACATAAAACAGTGAACGCCATCTCTGTTTTGAGGTCTGTGATTCATAATAAAAGATCATTGTGTACACACTATTTTGAACCATAAACAAACTGTGGGATGGTAATCCATCTTGGTGAGGGATTACAGTGTCTATATAATGTCTGAGTTCCTCTTTCACATGTTACGTGTCAAACAGTTTAATTGCCTGACTCATAGAAGTTCAGAGAGAGTAAAGTGACATTGAAATGTTACATTTGTTACACAAATGTTACACAGCTGAACTGTTCTTACATCAATCCCACGGGATACAGTACTTCTAATACCATACTGTTTTTGGAAAATTGACTGTTCTCTccaactgtttctgtttctgtgtgtccatTTAAAATATACTCATGTTTTTAGTTAGTGTTCCcgatatttattaaataaagaatgaatgacaaataaatgcacTGCAGATAAGAAGAGATTActtaaaagcagaaatgagaaacaaaagaagcaCACTGTACTTTctagaaaaaagaaagcaggcAGGTATTTTACAGGATGGAAGAATCCAGCATGTTCCCATTATAATATATTCCACACAACTTTAGCATTTATTATAAAATTTAATGTCAATTGTAACTCTTTTCTTGTGGATTGGCACAGAGTGCCTCCTGCAGATCTTTATGTAATTTGCTTTTCGCCAAAGTTTTAACTTCTTCAGCTGTTGATCCTGTGTATGAGATAAGAAGTGTGTATATTTGCATTTGGAAGAATCAAAGTTTGCAGTAAGAGACAATGCATTTGCGTCTGTCTGCTGCCGGCTCTCTCTCATCCTGTCTGGATAGTCAGATTCCAGCTAACACACTACAGTGTGTCATTACAGTGGTGCACTTATAGAGCAGTGATGTCGCCTCTCAAACATCTTGGCGTCTCATCTataataagaaaagaaaaacattggcAAGATTATGTATTTTCAGTTCCAGCTTACCCTCAGTCATTCTAAAGCTTTGGGGTTATTTTTTTCCCTAGGATAAACACTCAGACTCCCCACTGGTCAGTCAGAACTGACAACGCTTCttggaagagagagaggtgaaacgtcttcacggatctacaaacaagtccagttgccccagacttaaccttttttAAGAAAGATGACCcagatgactgagaaccttcacagacttcttTGGGGTTATGTTACTTGTTAGCTGGCCAAACAGTGTCTGTACACTTTGTTCCATACCAGGTTCTATTTAACAGATGATTGGCCTTTTATGCTATTTTGTCTGCTGCCGGGTAGTTTACAAAGATGCCATACACGTCACAGGGTGGCATGACCTCTGTTTGTACTCATCTACACTGGTTTCCTGTTGATTTTAAGATGTAAATGATGATTCAGGGTTTAGGTCTTATTCCTTCCTCTGTGAAGGTTTAATCCTTGATGAATTGAAATGCAAATCTCAGAGTGTcaatatgaaataaaagaaaataaaacacaggtgAAAAAACATTTGGTCTGTCATTCTGTCCAAGTCTGAGTTAAAATTTACCCTGCAACATAATTCTTGCTGTCGAGGTAGGTGAAACGAAGGCACGAACTGGATCAATCTTTCCCCCGAGAACATATTAccaaatatatttctttttttttcttggcgTGCTTTCCTCAAAACTGTCTTTCCTGGAAACAATCCTTTCACAAAATCTCAGTGACGCAAATGCTTCAAGAGTTGCGTTGCCTCACATAAAAACAGGCCGTAATTCTGCTGTGGATGTAGTTAAGAATGACATCTCTACAAGCACTAGACAAACAATgactaatgtgtgtttgtgtcagagatgagagatgagagTGGTATGGAGACATTTCATGTGCTTCCAGCTGGTCTTTGTCCATCCTCCCTGTCGGTTTGAAGTCGGGaattgcttgtttttgtgtttcatgtcagatgcagcagcaggagcttGTATGTTTATGAAGatgcaaaatatataaaaatatgacaaagataTGCACACATTAATATGTATGATAGTTGAAAGGAAGGCGGGCAATATCAAATccaataacaatataataatatcagtACAATGAAGTCTCCAACCAATGCTGAATTATTTCAAACAACTATCACTTGTATAGTTTCATATAGTTTATTCCACTGTGCCAGTGTTTTACTGTGGTCCactattaaaaacaacacaaataccATGTGTCTATATGTTCCTATAATATAGTGAACATGGGAACAgcagttgggtttttttttcaatgtttatTAATTATATCGTCCTGGTGCCGTAAATACTCATTACATCATTGAATGTGTATTCATTTCTGATTTAAATtagtccccaacaaatacaCGATTTACTCCTATTTGAATAACATTGCCTCGTTGTTTTATATTACTTTCCAAccttttaaaacaatgaaactttATATttgtggcttgttttttttaagtcttaCAGTGCATCCTCAGTGAGAACTAAGAGGACTTGGGGCTAAGTGCCACACAGCCAGAGAAGTCATAAACTGTTGAAGGACGCTGATCTCCAATCTGTGTCCCTCTGTGATTATATCtcctcacagcacacacatcaCAGTCCAACACTTAAGCCATTCTCTGGAGAGAGCATCTGTCTCTCCCACCTACAAGATTTACTTAATCAGAGTCTATTTTTGCTAAAGCCACGTGCAACCCGAGCAGGTTCTCAACTAAAGCTCCTGCAGCATTGTCTCAGTCTGCTGACTTGCATCGGATAGAAGTCGTGCCTCACGTTTCACTTGTCACTGAGTGGATTAGGAGAGCATGGTTATTAGCAACAGGATGACTGGATGACTGCAGCGGATCTCTGTGGAGATCCTAAGGGCTCTCCTCCCAGCAGGCCGGATGGTTGTTGTGGCTGAGCTTGCTGACGAAAAGCTGATATTACTGAAAGTGCGTCACCAGCCAAGCAAGCGTGCAGTAGACGCAGCTCAAGAACTGAGTGTTTACAGATGGGTCTGACATCAGTTTATCTTAACAATAACAGTGCAGATGGACAGACAGTAAAGGCTACACATCACTTCCCGCTGCCTCGTAACTTCCTCCTTTGTGTATTTCCTGATCTCAAAGGATTTTCTGATGGGATTTTATGTCTTCACCCACGATGAATCCACCTTTTAGGGTCACTAATGTTTCCTCAAAAGTGCTGACACTTGTTGACCTTGTCATTACTTACTTGTATTAGTTTGTATTGTATTTGCAGTGTCAGCTCAGTGGATGTcagaaatgtaattaataagATGCAACTCATTGCCAACTATTAGCATTTAGTTTCAACAACTGCACTTcatgaacagaaataaaaaaaagaattgaaaatgaatccaaatacttgaaaatatttattaaagtaCATATAACAAACattgtaatatatatgtataaagtaaaacaaatatacagtataaaggtTATGATTTTCTTTGAGAATCAAGGTGACTttagaagaagaataaaataacacatctaCAACTCCACCTGGTTATGaccaaaataagagaataaatAAGGACATttagaaaagcttttttttttgctcaggaATTGAAGCGAGAGCAGAGATTTCATTAATGGTGAAGCTGGAAAACAAGAGCTCGAACTCTTGACGAAGCTTTGTAATGTAACTCTACTGCTTCAGTGACGGCCAGGTCACATTCAATGCTCAGTACATTGCTCCGTCAAAGTATGTACATTGTTAAGTCACAAAACTAATATGTTTCATCAGTCCTTTCTATGGTGACTGGTCAAGTAGAAAAATCcagactgaaacaaaaataCCTATACAAatttaaagtggaaaaatatCAACCATCTCTCATCATTCAAGTGTACTTATACACATCTACAGTAGAAAAGGAATACATTTGAAGAGTGGTGTGTTCAACACTGCGTCATCTGCTACTTTTACACTCATCATATCTATACAACAGGATAACAGCCTGTGGCACTGGTAGAGACCTTTACAGATATGCATCAGATGTGCATCCTCatgctatatactgtatgtcgATATGTTAGTATATATTATATGCAGACTTTTgtagaacagcagcagcttacacacacacacaggcaggctgGCAGACAGGCCAGTTTGGTTCAGTTCAGTTGGCCTCCATTTGAAGCGGCGTCAAGGAGAAGAGAGAACCATGGGGGGCCAGGAGATCGGTATGTCCGGCCACTCATTGGGTGGAGTCGGAGTCACTGGAGTCCAGGCtgacctgtgtgggtgtgggggtGCCGCTGTGATGGGCGGCCGGTGGGCAGTGGAGGGTCTGTGTGCTCCGCCGCAGGTTCTCCAGGGACTGGAGGAAAGAACGACgcgccctctcctcctccaggggTGAGGAACCCTCTTCTTCTACCTCTGCAATCTCAGCGAAGGTGACAGGCTGTGTCTTGAAGCGAGCCTCTCGTGATCGGCGGGAGCGACTCTTGCCCCTCGCTGGACCCTTTGGGACAGGCAGTTGCTGGGGGAACTCCTCCATTGCTGAGGCCATAAGGTGAGCCGGCAGGACATGGAAGCTGGAGGTCTCCATGACCATCTGACGCACAGCAGCCATCGGTAGAACAGAAGCCCAAATGGGTACAAAATTAAATCTGAATGAAAACTGGACAGCTGACTGCCTGTGGATGTTTCAAACTTGTCCTCCTAGTTGAAGAAAAGTCTTAggagcaaacaaaacaagagattGTCCAACGTCAAGCCAGACAAACAACTCCTCAAACTTCCAAGTCCAGGCTCAATGAAGATTACAGTCTTAAAGAAACAATTGCTCTTAAGCTGCTCTCGTCAGCCTCTGCTCTTCACTCCTTGGTGTGAGTGCTTCTGTTTcaactctgctgctgcctgctgtctcttctctctgtgtgaatCTCAGTCCGCTCAGGCTAATGCCACAGACAGCTCCAGCACTCTCTTTTATAGCAGCTCACTACCCACTCACTGTCTCCCTCCCCTATTCCCTGTGTTTGCCAGGTCCCTCCCACTCCTCACCGTCACGGTTCCAGCCTTCAGAGCAGTCAGCAAGTCAGTCACCCCACCGAAATAAACATATGAGAATATGTTTGTGCTTGGGTGAGGGAGGGGTTTGacgggtttgtgtgtgtgtgaggtgggttagagacagagggagagaaagactAACGGCACAGAAATGGAGACGTAACATTGAGTGACACATTCAAAGGGAGTCGggcacagcagagacagaagagaatTAGAGCAGGGAGAAAAGTGGACCAAACCAAAGTCAAGGTGGAGAGACTCAAATGCAGGACAGGGTCCTTGGGACAGACCAGGGTTTAGTGAGACACAACTCTGCAAGAAATAACTACCTCTGTGATTGCAATTAGAGACGTGTTGATTCAACTTCATGGCAACTTTGGTGTCTGCAggttgtggtgtttttgtgtcacacTGCATTATATTGGgagatgtttattttattattgtacttATGAATTGCCATGTGGATTAGTACTCAGGAGTCTGCCTGAAGTTTGAGGGTCTGAGGGAAGAACAACAGTCTATAGTAGTACAGTTCAAGAGGCTAAAAGGAAAGATAAAAATCATTTCAATATGCAGATATAGGCGATGTTTGGCACCATTAGTGATGTAGTGTGATGTGTGTAGTGAGTCTGAAATTTTTAATCACTGTTGCAGCCCAAATTTAAcaagttattttaaatatttaatcagcCAATTGCTTCGTCAGGATCAAATGATTTAGTAACTTGCTAAAGTAAGTATGGTCCGACCACAGACATACTAATAAGCTACAGCAAATAGTGAATTTTATCTTGCATGTATTAAGAgaacacaaatgaaatatgtcCCCCTGAACTCATccagaagttaaaaaaaaaaaacatggcaggCAGCTCGGCTTATGCTGTTCATACTGTGTATATGTAAACATAACTACACAAGAGCTAAACACTGTCAGGAAGTTATTACATTCCCCGTGATGGCACaacctccccccccccccccccccggcctCTTAACGTGTGCTTGCACAGTGTTGCCGTCACACATGCATACTTtacacatagacaaacaaaaagctgaatgtACAATAACTAAGTGGATAAACCCACCTGGATTggatgtctttggactgtgggaagaaactgGAGCACCCTGAGTAAAGCcagatacacacagagagaacatggaaCAAAAGGTCCAGGTGCTTTAAGGCAGCAGTGCTGACATCAATTCATTAGCAGTACTTTAATTAGTATAATTAATGTAAACAAAGACTATGGCATCTTTTTCAGCCTTTGGCAGTGTGAAATACCGAGTCAGATCTAGAataatttaatagttttttCCAGTGTtactgaatcttttttttttttttggcatcacAGCAGGTGTTAAGCATTCTCATGAGAATTTTGGCCTCCATAGGCACAGAGGCTGCAAAGTTGTGGAAGTGTTTCAGGCTACAAgtttctgtacaaaaaaaaagtctattcaTAAATTATGTTTGCTTTCAATTTTTTGATGAGTTACGATATTTCTCACActgatttttccacaaaagACCTGCACATGAGCAATGCCACCGATGGAGAGCTTCGTTGTTTTGACTGAAACCCATTGGGGATCCTAAAGGTGATTAATCATTTTCATGGCCtatttgtttgtggtgctcaaGATGTCACAATTTATCTTGCGATGACATATTAGTGTCACATTATAGGATGCTACTAAATGTGGCCCAAATTTCTGGTGTTAAATCTCTAAACCTCTTAATTGAAGTACTCATGGTTGTTGCACTGCTAAAAATGGTGCCTCCTCTGTGGCTACTGCACAACTGCCCAATTCACAACtttaatcaaacacacagacacaaactcttACAATCCAAGATGATAAATGCCACCGTCTGTGTGCAGGTGAGCCGAGAGTCCTGCCCTAGAATCAGCCCTACATATTCTCAAAagttctgttttcatctttgtaCTATTAAGTGAAGGGAAGGTGTAGGAGTCATGTATTCCGTAGGTCTTGTTTCACCTCAGGTAATTTCATACCAATTTGTCACAGGTGTTGCTAATTTgtgaatcatcatcatttggctggatttatttacttatttgtgAAAAACACAGTGGTAGTgaataatggaaaataaataaatgcagaaattaattattaaatacaaaaaactgaCATGgctatttatgtattttacatttatttatttataaatttaGGTGTCTGTATAGCcttttttcatgaacaaaatgtatttatttcgTCTTGGTTTaagctgtatttatgtctaCATCTGAGTATGTACATTGAGAGCAAAGTAAAATgaccaataaaagtgattctgattttgaATCATGGTTCAATGTGTTGAGAGCAAAAATAGGGACATTACTAAACCAGTGTGACTGATCCTGATGTAAACATTCATCATCTGCTGGCATAAGAGTAAAACCAGTCATTCATAATCatttacattaataataatattaaactgtgaaagcaacattttaaagGCTGTTGTCATGACAGTTGATACATGGtaatgtttgtctgtcaaaTACATAACACAAATAACCTTTTTGGAAAGAGGGAACAGGATGACAGATAGGTCATAGACAGTCACACAGGATGCTCAGTATTAAATGTATTCAAAGTCCCAGTAGACAAGGaaacagatacacaaacaccacagactCATCAGCAGTCCCAGCATCATCCAAGTCAAAGTGTCATCGTCATCTTAAGTGTAACCGCAATGACTAAAAATATCAGTGTCACCGCTGACGGTGGCATGTCAGGGTCGTTGCAGCTTGGCTGGGTCTGTTATATTCACACTGAAGCTGACAGCAACCCCATGCAGATTTCTTCTTTTACACGTGACTCAGGTCAAATGTTTCCTGATCAGAGTGACATCACAGGATAGTCACATTTTCTCAATTCTAATCTGAAACATTGATTTTTGATGTATAATCTCTTCCTAAAAAATTCAATAATCATGTGGCTTTAGTTTGAGCTCAAGACAGAAATGTTTACTGCTGCCATGAGAATAAGCAACTGTTGTTTCTGCATCTCAGCTCAGTCAAAATATATTCTACCAAATTTAATCTATTCTCAGTCACTCTGCAGTCTTTCAACCAAGACGGCTGTTGCAGGTCACAACTATTGCTATCACATACAGTAATGTCATGGGCGACATCAAGGAGTGACGCACATTGTGGGTGTGATAGGATAGTTCACTGCTGGTGCAATAATCACTTCCACAAACAAGTTGGGcaaatgaactaaaaaaaaaaaatgttgttactTACAGTGTATGAACCAGGGTCAGTGAAAGAGATATattattgtacattttatttccatctAATCATGTGATTACTCTGCTTACATCAACATTGTGTAGCTTTACTaccataaactaacagattttaaatcatgttgatgctacactgacttgtaatcaggtgaatgatgtctctgtcattcccatgTGCCCTGTACGTCTGTTGTCACACTAGGAAGTACTtaacactttacagcactaagtcacacaccaccaactatttctctgattttggtgaaactggatcatattttatggagaaaaggtttcctgcttttccctctgatgtcctctggctgctccgcctcaactctctgtgatttacagagttttctgatggacagtgaagtaaactgctgccaactgtagctgctgttagctaatgttagctcactctattagccaggctgcccagactgtgagccaAGAGCACTGGGGTACAAGTGAGCACAAGTGGGAAATGTTACTGGCATCAGTGGaggcagagcatggcagaggtgaagaggacagaggacaaagctaagaaaattaaaaagagactGACCAAGtgagagtaaatgtgggactgacttttagtggttggtgagagcttggtgaaataaaaggctgaaagacagacaccgagctgggctgactgctgctggacagtcagtaatattagctgctgctatgtctgctgttgttgaccttgttgatgtttggctgttagcaaaacTCTTGATCACTCTttaatcataagtaatgtaatcatagcATATGCACaaatacagctgtccatatttaccagAGTAGTATGGCACTTGAAGTGGGGGTGTCAATTTGCAACAGACCAATacttacataatgttgctttaggATGTTATGAGCTACAGTGTTTTGATAAAGTCAAGAGACAGTCAAGTGTTGAAGCATGAATCAACTTCCCAGAGTTGTAAAATCCTGTTTGATTACATTATAAACCCTTGtgcattgttttaatatctGATAAGGCTTCAGACTCATTAATCTATTACTCAAAGCAGACATCATCACCACACTAAGACCTAAAACAACCTGCCCCCACCAAGACAGCCTCTTTTTCTAATGAATGCAGGACTAAAAATAGACAAATTCATAGTTCATTAAGTTAAAATTGAGGAGGATGTAATTGTTTGTATATCAGGGCAATAGACACTGCATTTTTCtcattatatttactgtatggtGCTTTATGAAATGCACATACATGGAGGCAGAGTGATAGATAAGTCAGTGACACACACCTAGAGAATGTATCATAAGCCATTATTGTAGTCAATGTCACAGTGGGCAAGGCAACATGTCCACAAACACCAGAAACTCAGGGGCAAACCCAAGTATCATCCATAAACTAATATTAACTTGTAGTATCACGACCAGTAGCATGTGTAGCATGCAACATACGGTCATTTGCATTGCGGTGACAACTTCCTTGCATTTCAAGGGTTGACCTCATGGGCTTTCCTTTGCTGTGGTTGCAGAGTATTGAGGAATGACGTTATGGCCTAACACGGCTCCCGCATTTCGTCACAAATTCTTTGGATGACACCTCAGGAGGCTTGAACGAAGTCCAAGTCATCCTATttcttctgtcacacacacccgcaagcacacgcacgcacacgtgAACTTGCAAATACCTCCTTGCTCTATTTTTACTAGATTTAAGGTCAGCCATGATCAGGCCAGCAGCTGCCAGTCAAGTGACATCACATGACAGTTCTGATTCCTTCTTAACCATGCCTGTATGTGCAGCTCGGGGGTGTCCATGCATGTAAATACTCACTCATTTTATATCATCAAGTAGTTGATTTACGTAGCATACATGCTTTGTGACATGCTTCCATGGAAT
Above is a genomic segment from Larimichthys crocea isolate SSNF chromosome XIV, L_crocea_2.0, whole genome shotgun sequence containing:
- the cxivh11orf96 gene encoding uncharacterized protein C11orf96 homolog, with amino-acid sequence MAAVRQMVMETSSFHVLPAHLMASAMEEFPQQLPVPKGPARGKSRSRRSREARFKTQPVTFAEIAEVEEEGSSPLEEERARRSFLQSLENLRRSTQTLHCPPAAHHSGTPTPTQVSLDSSDSDSTQ